GAGCTCCCTGATCTTCAGGCGCTCCTGCTCGGCCGGGCCCAGGGCCTCCTCGCTCTTGACGATCTTCACGCCGGCGCGCCCCGCGAGCTTCTCCGCCGCCTCGGTGAAGCTCAGGGACTCCATCTTCATCAGGAAGGCGAACACGTCGCCGCCGGCGCCGCAGCCGAAGCAGTGGAAGGTCTGCCGTTCGGGCGTCACGATGAACGAGGGGGTGCGCTCCTGATGGAACGGGCAGCGGGCCTTGAAGCTGCGCCCCGCACGCGCCAGCTGCGGGACGTAGTCCTTGACCAGCTCGACGATGTCTACGCGGGAGCGGATGCTTTCCAAGGCGTATTCCGGGATCAATGCCATAAATCAACGCTGCCTACCGCCCGGTCAAGGGCCGGCATGCGGTCGGTTCCGAGTCCTCTCGGAGGAACTCGCAGACGTTCAGGTGCTGCGGCGCCGGCGCCGGGCACGGCTCATCTTACGGCGCGCTTCAGCGGCCTTGAGCTTGCGCTTGACGCTGGGGGAGACGTAGTGCTGGCGCCTCTTGATCTCCCGCAGGATGCCGTTGCGCTCGCATTCGCGTTTGAAACGCCGGAGGGCTTCCTCGACGGCCTCACCCTGACGCAGTTTGACGAAAACCATTTAAGAACTCACCTTCCTGGACCTGCATGGTGCCGCGGTACGACTGTATAATAGGGCCAATTCCCTCAAAGTCGTCTCCGCCAGCCGCTTCTGCGTCTCATAATGGTCCACTACGCATCTGAGGGATTTCTCGCGCATCGCGGGACTGTGCCTTTGCCGCATGACGCTTTTGACCTTGCGCACGTTCGCTATTACGTCCAACGGAAGCCTTTCGCTATCGGGACGCACCGCACTCCGCGGGCACGCGTCCTGACAGGTGCCGCAATGGATGCACTGGTCGGCATGAATCCACGCCTTGATATCCTCCCGTATGGAG
This is a stretch of genomic DNA from Elusimicrobiota bacterium. It encodes these proteins:
- a CDS encoding CHC2 zinc finger domain-containing protein, coding for MESIRSRVDIVELVKDYVPQLARAGRSFKARCPFHQERTPSFIVTPERQTFHCFGCGAGGDVFAFLMKMESLSFTEAAEKLAGRAGVKIVKSEEALGPAEQERLKIREL
- the rpsU gene encoding 30S ribosomal protein S21, encoding MVFVKLRQGEAVEEALRRFKRECERNGILREIKRRQHYVSPSVKRKLKAAEARRKMSRARRRRRST